Below is a genomic region from Paenibacillus rhizovicinus.
GTTCCCTTATTTGCGGACGGTGGAGCCGACGACATACAGCAGGGACTATTTAAGCCGATTAAGCGTACCCAAGATCATTTATCGCTGCGTGGGCAAAGACTCGGAATCGCAGCTGTCGGAGTGGCTGCAAGCCGATCCTGGGCAAGAGCGTTTCTCCGTGTTCGTCGGTGCTTCCTCCAGCAAGCAGGCGGTCAGCCTGACATTGCCGGCCGCTTACGAGCTGAGCAGCACGGTGAATCCGAAGCTGGCTTTCGGCGGCGTGGTCATTCCCGAGCGTCACCAGAAGAAGCACGACGAGCATCTGCGCATTGCGGACAAGATCCGCAGCGGCTGCCAGTTCTTCATCTCCCAAGCCGCGTACAACGTCGAGGCGGCGAAAGACTTCCTGTCGGATTACTATTATCACTGCCAGAACCAAGAAATCGACATGGTGCCGATCTTGATCAACCTGGCCCCTTGCGGATCCGCCAAGACGCTGGACTTCATGAAGTGGCTCGGCATCAGCATTCCGAAGTGGCTGGAGAACGATCTGAAGCATTCCAACGACGTGCTGGACAAGTCCATCCGGCTGTCGCAAAAGATTTTCGAGGAAATCTTCGAATTCGGCCTGGAGAAAGGCATTCCGCTCGGCTGCAGCGTGGAAAGCGTCTCGACGAGAAAAGTGGAAATCGAGGCCTCCATCCAGCTCGTTCACGATATTAAGGCCACGATGGAGAAACGGATGCGTCCGGCGATCATCGTTTGAGTACAAGACAAGGCTGCCGGTTTTCGGCGGCCTTTTGTCGTAGATAGGGCAAGCGTGAAGGCCAGTCTTGCGTACGCGAGGGGCGGCAGAACACAGGGGGTTCGTCAGCGTAACTTTTTGCGATCGGATACGTCTCTAAGGATAGCGTTATCGAAGGAGGAATCGTTATGAAAGCCGTTATGCGATGCATCCTCTATGCAGCGCTGGCAGGGGGCTTGATGAATCTGCTCGACGAGCTCTATCATGACTATCGGAGGCGGGAGATCGTTCATAGCCTTGAAACGAGCCCGTCCGCGAACATCATTCAATACTTTCCGCAAACCTTCCATTTCTATCTCATCACGAACTCCCAAGTGCTGGACGTAGCGATTATTGCCGGTCTCACCTTCTGTGCCTGCTTCGCGGCAACCCGGCTGGTGAAGAAATCCCGGTAATGGCTTCGGAATTTCAGTTCTAACCGTATCTCTGGAGGTGAACGCATGAAATTGTTGGACGATCTCTAACTTCCCCCAAGGAGGTTAGAGATGATGAGCAGAAGCTTCAAGAAGACGCCGGTCTGCAAAGACCCGTGCTCGAAATGGATGAAACGACAAGCAAGCAAGGCAGTAAGACGATACGACGCCGATCTGAATGCCGGAGGCGGGTACCGCAAAGTATTTTGTTCCTGGAACCTCTGCGATTACCGGTTTATCCAAACCAAACAGCAGGCCGCATTGGAATGGGAGCGGGATATTGCGTACCGCCGCCATACGTTAGAGCAAGCGCTGATGAATTGGCACAAGTATTATCGGCGAAAATAGCAAGTAGATGCATGAAAGGAAGCGCTGGTCAGGGGAGTACCGGCGCTTTTCTTACCGCTGCGCAAGCTGGGAAAGTTTTCTGATATCGAAGGAGGATCTAGATGAAACGGATGCCTTTCGAGCGGCCGACCGAGCATTATGACGAGCGGCTGTTCCCGATAGACGAGCAACTCTGCGCTTTGCTGAAACAACGCAAGGACCTGTCGAACGATCCCGGATATCCGCCGTTCGAGTACATAACGAAATGGGCAGCCGATTACGGATTTTATGACGATTACTTGAAGGTATTCTTCAGCACTCTCATCGGAGAGCAGCATTACAGGCCGCAAGTCGAACCGGCCGGATTCCGAACGCTTATCCCCGTCCTGCGATCCGCTCAGCACGGCCCGTTCTTCTATACGGTGACCTCCATCCGGCAATACGGGAATGCGAGCGTGCTCACTTTTGCGGCCGACTGGGATGTGAATGACGAACGGGAATCGCTGTCCGACAGGCCACGTCATTTCGAACTCTCCGTCGGGGAGAAGTACGACTGCCGCTTCGAGAGCGGGGGAGGGAGCACCGGGCATTCGGCTGCGAACTACGTCATTTCGCCGCCGCTGCCCGACGACCTGTCCGGTCTGGCTTTCGTGTTCAAGGAGTCCGGGAACGCGTTCAAGCAGCGGCGGAGCAGTGTTGAAATCGTGATTGAGGCAGAGTGATCGGGCGGCTCAGGGAGAGTCGAAGATACAGGACATGCCATTCGCGTCGATCGTCCGGAAGCGGCGGTCGGCATAATCGGGGGAGTAGCCGGAGATGAGCCATTTACAGGGGAATACAGAGGCGCCGTTGTACGCCGATTTGGTCATTGAACAAGGCGATGCGTCGCAGCCGTTCAGTTGGGGACGCGTGAACCGCTTCGCGATCGGCTTTGAAATCGCGGCGGGAGCCGGCGAGGGAGAATTGGTCAGCGCGGTTTCCTCCGCAATAGGCCGAGGGGTACGAATTTACGTGGGGTCGACGTCTGAGATGGAAGCGCTATCCTTGATTGCGGAGATGCATACGGACGCACGGACGGAGCCGCTTTCGCTGTCCATTCCATGGGCGCGTATCGGGGACGGACGTCACGACGTGCTGCTGCATGATGAGGGACATGCGGTTCGGCTGTACGTGGATGGCATTCTCGTCGACGAGGATTGGCCGATGGGAACCGTCGATTGGAGCGATGCAGCCGTTCGGGCGTATGCCGGCACTGCCAATATCATCCTAAGCAGGGATGCGGCAGCGCCCGAAGCTGAGGGTGCCGAACTTGAGGGGCAGGCGGAGCTTGCCGAACGCTATCTAGGCAAAGAGCCGGCAACGGTGCAGTACTGGCGTCCGCGCGGCATGCGAACGGGCGTCGGCGACTGCATGCCGTTCTTCGACGGCACGACGTTCCGGCTCTATTATCTCTACGACCGGCGCGGCCATGCCAGCAAGTGGGGGCTCGGCGCGCATCAATGGGGGCAAATCTCGACGAAGGATTTTATCCATTGGGAGCATCACCCCATCGCGGTGGGCATTACGGAAGAAGGAGAAGGATCGATCTGTACGGGCTCCGTCTTCTTGAAAGACGGGATCTATTACGCCTACTATGCCGTCCGGGCGGTCGACGGTTCGCCGGCACGCCTGACCTATGCAGTCAGCGAAGACGGTATCCGGTTCGCGAAGACAGATGCCGAGATCCGTCTGTCCGCGCGATTCACGCTTTCCTCGGTCCGCGACCCCCATGTGTTTCAAGATGCGGACGGGACGTACCATATGCTCGTGACGACGAGCCTTGTCGCGCCGGGCCTCGGCGGCGAAGTTAACCATCAGGGCTGCCTTGTCCATCTCGTATCGGACAATCTGACCGAATGGGAAGAGCGCGGACCGTTCATCGTTCCCGGCTATCACGACGAGCCGGAATGCTCGGATATCTTCGAGTGGAACGGCTGGTATTATCTCATCTTCAGCAATGACGGACTGGCGCGTTACCGGCATTCCCGCACGATGGCGGGGCCGTGGCTGCGGCCGGCGATGGACGTGCTCGACTGCGTGCAGTGGCGCGTTCCCAAGACGGCACCGTTCCCGGAAGATCGGCGCATCGCTGCAGGATTCTTGTCTTCGCCGGGCCAGTACGCCGGAGAGCTGGTCTTCCGCGAGCTGGTGCAGCATGCGGACGGCTCGCTCGGGCTGGCATTCGTGCCGGAGCTGAGAGAGGCGTCAGGTCCGGCGCTGTCGATCGATAGCTGCACGCTGGCTGACTTCAACGGATTCGTCTCGCGCAGCATCGGGGCGTTTCAGTCAGACTATGTGCTCGCGTTCGACGTCACCGCGCAGTATCCGAACATGTACTTCGGCTTCTCCGTTTCGGGAGCGGCAGGTTTCGCGGACGGTCACGACGTTCGTTTCGAACCGTCGGCCCGCAAGGTCGGCGTCCATCGTATCCGTGCGCGCTCGCTGCAGGAGGACGAATCGTCCTCCATCTATCACGTCGAGGGGCTGACGGAGAAGGTGTCCGTGGAGGCGGTCGTCAAGTCCGGCTGGATCGACCTGTGCGTCAACGGCAGCCGGACGCTGATCTCCAGAATCGACGGCGCAAACGGGCATCTTCATCTGCGCTTCTTCGCCCAATTCGGGTCGGCGGCGTTTGAAGGCGTGTCCGTACGGCCATTGGCTGTGGAGTAAATGGAGCGGTGCGATGGAGTCGTGGCGAGGAATAGCCGATGAGCGGCGATATGGAGCGACGGCACGCGGTGGCATAGGTACGGCACGCATGCGGCATGCCGCCGGACGGTCTTTACGTGATCTTCACGGAATAGGAGCTTTGGCGAATAGACAGCCATGTCCGGCATTTAGTAAACTATAGCCGTCGACTATCACATGCAATGGAGGTTGAGGAGTATGGGGAAAATCGCACTATTCGGCTTTGGCCGTATCGGAAGACAGATGCTTCGCGTCGCGCTGCAGGACAAGCTTTTCGTACCGGTTTCCATTTCGGATATTAAGGATGAAGGCACGTTGGCCGCCTTGTTCGAGGTGGATACCAACTATAAACGCTGGCCGGAGGCGGTATCCTCCCGGGAAGGCACGATGATCATCGGCGACCGCGAGATTGCGTACATCAATTCGTCCAAGGAAGTACCGGACTGGAACGCGCTTGGCGTCGATCTCGTCATCGATTGCACGGGCAGAGCCGTAACTCGTCCCGTTGCGCAGGTCCATCTGGACCGCGGCGCGAAACGCGTGCTGGTCAGCGGGCCGAGCAAGTCGCTTGAGGATTGCGATGCCGTGCTGCTGAAAGGCATCAACCTGGACAGCTTCGACCCGGACAAGCACCGCATCATCAGCATGGCGAGCTGCACGACCAACGCGCTGGCGCCGGTCGTTAAGCTGGTCAGAGAAAACTTCGGCATCAAGTACGGCCTGTTCTCCACCGTTCACTCCTACACCAATACGCAGTCGCTGACGGATCAGCCAATGAGAGATCGCCGCGATTCGTGGGCGGCGGCCGAGAATATTATTCCTTCTTCGTCCGGTGCGGCGAAGGCGCTCAAATTCATTTGGAACGACCTGCAGATTACGGGCAAAGCGTACCGCATCCCGACGCGCACCGGAAGCATCGCCGAGCTGAACCTGCTGACGGAGAAGCCGGTCACCGCCGAGCAGATCAACGATATGTTCCGCGCGGCTGCCAAGGAAGGCGAGCTGAAAGGCGTGCTGGACGTGCTGGAAGGCGAATGGGCGTCATCGCGAATCGTGGGCGACTCTCATTCCTCGATCATCGATCTGCCGCTGACTCAAGTGCAGGGCGAGCTGCTGTCCGTTGCGACCTGGTACGATAACGAATGGGGCTATGCCTCCCGCTTGGCCGAGGTTGCCGCTTTCTTGGCGAATTCATAATTACATCGCAGGGCCGGAGACCGCGTTCTCCATAACCCTGCGTATCGGCCGGAGCCGCTCGAGAGAGCGGCTCTTTCTTTTTGCCTGCTGCGGCCTGCCTGTAACGATGACAAAAAAAGCTTTCTTTAGGAGATGGAGTATGCGTTGGGCGGGTGGTACGATAGGCCTGACAATGAGCAGGAACCGGGAGGGTTTATAAATGGGCAAACGAATGGATTTTATCGCGCCGAAGGAAATCGCGTTTCATGAGGTGGAAGAGAAGCAGCTGGCGGCAGGCGAGGTCAGGCTGACGACGCTGTATTCGGGCATCAGCGCAGGCACGCAGCTGACGGCCTATCGCGGCATCAATCCGTTCGTGCATAAGCAATTCAACAACGAGCTGCGGGTTTTCGAACCGCGCACGGAGCCTTCATCTTCGCTGTACCCGGTTCATGGCGGCTGGGGCTATGAGGAGGTTGGCGTCGTTTCCGAAGTTGGGCCCGAGGTAACCGGTGTCAGTGAAGGAGATGTCGTATACGGCACATGGGGACATCGTTCTTCGCATGTCGTCACGGGGCAATTCGCCAAGGATCACCTGCTGCCGGCGGGACTCGACCCGGTCGCGGGCATCTATTCGCAAATGGGCGCTATCGCGCTGAACGCCATTCTGGATGCGGACATTCATCTCGGCGAAACGGTCGCCATCTTCGGGCAGGGAGTGCCCGGCCAGCTAGCGGCGCAATTGGCGCGGCTGAACGGATCGCGCGTGATCGTCGTCGATTTGGACGACTATCGGCTGGGTTTCTCCGAACGTCTGGGCGCGGATCATACGATCAATTCAAGCAGCTGCGACGTGGCCAAACGCATTAAGGAACTGACGCGGGGCATGGGCGCGGATATCGCGATCGAGTTCACCGGCGTTTCCGCGGCACTGCATGAGGCGATCCGTTGTCTCGCGTATAACGGCCGCGTCGTGACGGCCGGATTCTATCAAGAGGGCGCAACGCAGCTGTATCTAGGCGAGGAGTTTCATCACAACCGCGCGCAGCTCATCTGTTCGCAGATCAGCGGCATCAATCCGCAGCTCACGCACCGCTGGGACCGGCTTCGGATGGAGCGCACCGTCATGGAACTGGCGCAATCCGGCCGGTTGAAACTGACGGAGCTGATCACGCACCGCGTGCCGTTCGGGCAGGCGGCGGACGCGTACCGGATGCTGGATGCGCAGTCGGAGCCTGCTTTGCAAGTCGTGCTGCAGTTTTAAAGATCGTCCATGGAGCCTCCGGCGTTGTAGTGTGCCGGAGGTTTTGTTGGCGTTGTAGGATGCAGCAGAAAGGCTGACGGTGCGCAGCTTATGAGGCATGTCCGCACGTTCATGACGCGGAAGTTTGCTGTTGCAGGAGCAGCTCTTCTCGTGGTCACGTCGTCCGTGACGGCGTTGTCGCAGGAGCAGTGAATACGTCGTCCATGACGGCGGAGGCTGCCGCAGGAGCAGCGAACACATCGCCCGTGCCGGCGGAGGCAGCCGCAGGAGCAGCGAACACATCGTGCGTGACAGCGGAGGCTGTCGCTGGAGCAGCTTTGCAGGGGGATCAGCCCGCCCGCCGCCGGGAAGAAGCGTACGGGAATCCACCCGTATCGGACAGCTTTCCCTCACTCTGCCGATTGCGCGGTCTGTATAATGGGAGGGAAATGCGGAGTGCGGGACGCTTGCGGCCATTGGCCGAATTGGCGATGATCCGCCGCGCTGGATATGGCGGGCATGAAGAGTCGGTGACCGCTCGAATACGATGCAAGTACGAAGCAGGGATGAACATATAAGGGAGGAACCGAAAATGCATCCATTGAATGAACGAATCCGGCTCATTACGAGAGCCGACGATGCCGGAAGCGCAAGGACGGCGGACCGCGCCATCTTGGAGACGATCGAGCGCGGCATCGTCCGCAACGTCTCCGTCATGGCCGTCGGGCCGAGCATCGAGCATGCGGCTGAACTGCTGGCAAGCAAGCAAGAGGTCTGCTTCGGCATCCATGCGACGTTGAACGCGGAGTGGACCGATGTCCGCTGGGGACCGGCTGCTCCGGCGAGTTCCGTTCCATCGCTGGTCGAGCCCGGCAGCGGCATGTTCAAGCAGACGCCGCAAGCCTTCTTGCAGCATCCGCCGTCGGTGGAGGATGTGCTGACGGAATTGCAGGCGCAGCTTGAACGCGTCAGAAGCTTGGGCTTCACGATCGGCTACGCGGATCAGCACATGGTGTTCGAATGGGCCATGCCGCAAATCGCCGAGCCGTTCGACCGCTGGTGCGAGCGCGAAGGCATTCGCAACTTCCGTCGCTACGGCCAGCCGCTGCCGCAAGCGGCGAATGCGGACGGCGAAGTGCATGCGGACGGCGAAGTGCAGCAGCGCGATCCCGTCGCGGCATTCATCGCCCGGCTGGAAAGCGCTCCGCCTGGCCAATACCTCATCGTCGGCCATCCCGGCTATGACGATGCGGAAATGCGCCGGATGGGTTCCCCGGACTATCCGTCCGAACGGGTCGTATCGGACCGAATCAACGAGCGGCTGATCTATACGCATCCGGACGTGCTCGCCTGCTGCGAGCGGCTCGGCATCGTGCCGATTCGTTACGATGAAGCGCTGCTTCTTAAGGCATAGCGGAACGTTGTAAATGGCCGAGTGCAGGGCGTTGCGGAGGGAGCGGAGTGCGAACGGTTCTTGCGGACTAACCACACAAGCGATTGATTAATGGTTCAAACGATTAACGCGGCTAACGAATCGTACGCGTGCGAAGAAGCCCGCCGCCGGCGTTTGTACGAAAAATCGTACAAAGTAGCGTGCGATGAGGCCCGTCGCCGGGGTTTTGTACGAAAAATCGTACAAAGTAGCGTGCGATGAGGCCCGTCGCCGGCGTTTTGCACACTTCTTTTGACAGATCATTAGCGGGGTTAGTCTAGCTAGCGTTAGAGGCGCAGCGAGCAGCTCCGCCAACATTCGGCGACATTCCTATATAACGAGGTGCTACCGCATATGGAACTTAACGATAGAATAGATCAAGCCGTTCAACGAAGCGGCAACGGCATGCAGACGCAGACAGAGCAGCAGCCGCTGCTCTTAACGAAGGATTGGAAACCTTCCGCGGATTATCGGGTTTACGCCGGCGGCCGCGAAGTGAACGTCCACTGCAGCGAAGGCACGAGCTTCGCGATCATCGTCTGCCCGGCCGCGGAGGAGCTTGTCCTCGAAGTGGAATCGGCCGCCGCGTTCAGCCGCGCGGTCGTGCGCCCTTTGAGCACGGGCATTACGCCGTCCGCGGTCGGTTACAAGCTGCGTTTTGCCGTGCGCGCCGGACATAAGCTGAGCGTGGAGCTGGACGGCAGCGCGAAGCGTCCGCTGCTGCTGTTCGTGCAGGCCGAGGAAAGCGCGAAGCCGGATGCGAATGACCCGCGGGTTCACTACTACGCCGGCGGACGCGTATATGATGCCGGACGCATCGTGCTCCGCTCGAACGAGACGCTGTACATCGAGGAAGGCGCGGTCGTCCGCGGCACGGTCGTCGCCGAAGACGCGGCCGGCATTTCCGTCCGGGGCCGAGGCGTTCTGGACGGTTCCGGCTGGCGCGGCGTCCGAACGTCGGACGACGAGCGGCGCAACATGATCAGGCTCGTGAACTGCGAGCGGATCGCGCTTGAGGGCGTGACGGTGCTCGACGGCGACAGCTGGCATGTCCTGCCGATCGCCTGCCGGGATGTCGCGATCACGGATCTGAACATCATTACGTTCGAGGGAACCGGCGACGGCATCGACATCGTCGGCTGCGAAGACGTCACGGTGGCCGGCTGTTTCATCCGCTCGAACGACGATTGCATCGCGGTCAAGGCCGTCGGCTATTTCCATCCTGCCGGCTGCAAGGACGTCCGCAACGTGCATGTATCGGGCTGCGTCATGTGGAACGCGCCATGGGGCAACGCGCTCGAAATCGGCTACGAAACGAGCTGCGAGACGATCGAGAACATCGTGTTCGAGGATTGCGACATCATCCGCTGCGAATTCGAGGGCTGGCAGTCCGGCGGCACGTTCACGATCCATAACGGCGACCGCGCCGTCGTCCAGAACGTGCGCTACGACAATATTCGCATCGAGGATTCGCAGGAGAAGCTGGTCGATATCAAGGTGCTCCATTCCAAATATTCCAAGGACGAGGAGCGGGGCTTCGTCCGTAATATCCGCTTCAGCAACATCCACATCGTGGACGGTCCTTTTCCCGTATCCGTCATCCGCGGCTTCGACGAGGCCCATTTGATCGAGGACGTGTCGTTCACGAACCTCACCGCCTACGGGCAGCTGCTGCGCAGCGCGAACGAAGCGCGAATGGTCGTCGAGCTTGCGAGAGGGATTACGTTTGAATAAAGGCATTGCCCGTTCGGAAAACGCTGTTGACAAACTGTTCCATCGGGCGGAATATGAAGAGGGCTCCGCGGGCGACCGCGGGGCCCTAATCGATTTTAAAGAGGGTTGCGCGCTTGCGAAAACTTACGTTCCGATTAAACGACATTCTCTTGCTGCTCGTCGTGTTCGGCGGCTTCCTGATCTTCGGCTTCTCTGAAAATATCAAAGGACCCGCCATCCCCCGCATGCAGGCGGATTTCGGCTTGGACGAGGGGCAGCTCGGCATGCTGCTCGCGCTCAATTCGCTCGGTTATCTCGTGGCTTGTTCGTTCACGTCGGCTTTGTCGAGGCGCATCGGCATCAAGTGGACGGGCGTTGCGGCGTTCGGTTCGATGGCCGTCTCGGGCGTGCTCATGCACGCGGCATCCGGCTACGGATTTCTCTCGGCCTCATATTTCCTGATGTATATCGGCAACGGCATGCTGGAGATCGGGCTGGCGATTATGGCCGCCCGGATTTTCACCCGCAACACGGGGACGATGATGAACGTGGCGCATTTCTTCTACGGGCTGAGCTCGATCGTCGCCCCGCTGATCGCCGCCTCCATGATGGGCTGGCATGTACCCGGCGGCGGAACGCTGGGCTGGCGCGGGATGTACTTGATCATGCTTGCGCTGGCGGTGCTGCCGATCATTCCGTCGCTATGGGGCAAGTTCCCGGAAGAGGAGAAGCATGAATCGGGGGAGCAGACCTCGTACCGGGCGCTGATGCGCGATCCGATTGCCTGGCTGATCGTCGCGATCCTGTCGTTCGGCGTCGTCTCCGAGCTTGCGGTGGGGAGCTGGCTGGTCAACTTCCTGGAGAAAGCGTACGGCTGGAGCATGAGCGACGCGTCCGGCATGCTGTCCGCCTTCTTCCTCTTCTTCACGCTCGCCCGGCTGTTCCTCGGTCCGGTGACCGACCGTATCGGCTATACGCTGTCGGTGATGATTTTCGCTGCGTTCTCCGGGCTGTGCAGCCTGGCGGCGATCGCGATCGGCGAGCAGGGCGCGATTCTGTTTGCGATCGCGGGCGCAGGCATTGCGCCGATCTACCCGACGGTGATGGCGATGATCACGAAGCGCTATCCGCGGGGAACGGATACGGCGATCACGTTCACGGTTACGCTGATGGGCATTGCCAGCGTCATCGGAAATCTCTTCATCGGATTTGTCATTGATTTTGTCCGCGGCATATTCGAGGGAAGCGACGGCTCGGACCGGGGACGTATCCTTGGCCTGCAGGCCGGGTACGAGTTCATCGCCGCCATGGCGCTGCTCTGCTCAATCTGCTGCGTGGTGCTCTACGTGAAGCTGCGCAGGCGGGGCGAAGTGGTGTGAGCGATGCTTGCGCGGTTATTGGATCGGCCTATATAGACTATTCCAAAGGGATATTGGATCTCCGGCTTTTCACGGCTTAAGATGGTAATCAAATCCGTCAAGGCCTAGGAGGTTATCTAAAATGTCGATTTATACGTATGCAGTCAAAGGGAACGATCACGAACAGATTGCCATGTCCGAATACCGGGACAAGGTGCTGCTCATCGTCAATACGGCCAGCCGCTGCGGCTATTCGCGCCATTTCGCGGGTATTCAGAAGCTGTATGAAACCTACCGCGGGCAGGGTTTCGAAGTGCTGGGCTTCCCCTGCAATCAGTTCAATGCCAAGGAACCGGACGGGGATGCGTCCGTGCTGGCGTATTGCCGGGGCGAATTCGGCGTGACGTTTCCGCTTGCGGCGAAGACGGACGTAATCGGGCCGGACGCGCATCCGTTGTTTTCTTATTTAACGGCGCAGCTGCCGTTCGCGGGCTTTGATGCATCGACCGAGAACGGAAGGTGGATGCGGGATTTTCTGACGGAGAAATATCCGGACATCTATGCCGGCAACGGAGTCAAATGGAATTTCACCAAATTCCTCATCGACCGGGACGGGCGCCCGGCGGAAAGATTCGAAACGCCGGTCGAACCGGAGTCGTTGGCGCCGGCGATCGAGGCACTGCTGCGGCGTTAACGAATACCGCGGCGCTAAGGATGGCAGGGGACGACCGGCGATAGCGGTTCCCGTGTTCCTGATTGTTGGGCTTGACTATTGGTTCGGATCATAATAAACTCGGATTACAAATTACTGGAAGGAGTCGAGGCGCGATGAAAAGTTACAATTCTGCTGCAACCGCATATTTCGTTGCCTCGCTCATTCATCGGACGCGGGATTAAATCGTCGTATTTAATCCGTTATTTTGCGATGGATCGACCCGGGCAGCTTATTGCCCGGGTTTTTTGCCGTCTTTTTCCGCGATGCGGCCGTGCAGGCCCAATAAACATCCCACATAGAAGAGGTGTTCGATGAATACGATCCGTAATTTATTTCCCGAAGACATCGAGGAGCTGCGGCATCTGCTGCAAACCGTTTATCGGGCGATCTACTTGTATCAGCATGACCGTTCGGCTCGGCTTGAAGCATCCATGCGAGCAGCCATACAATCCTGCATGCCTTTCCTGGAACGGTTCAAACCGCATATTCCGGCGTATAAACAGCGTTATATCGAGCTGCTGAAGCAGCCGGACCGTATGGCCCCCTATGATTTGATCATCTGCTTCGACCGTGCGATCTATGAGCTTCATACGCGATTAAAGTCGGGCGAGATTGCCAATCGGCTGCCGTGGAGCAAGGAATTGCGCGATTTGTTGAACGAACGGCAGGAACCGGCGCCTGAGAGTACGGAAGGCGATGATGCGGCTGATACGGAGCGCGTCGATTTCTTAACGAGCGGGGTAGGAGCCTCGAGAGGGGAAGCGGCCGGAGTCGCGCGGGTGATTCTCGATTCTGTCGCGCTTGCGAAAGTCCAGCCTGGGGATATTCTAGTGACGCCGATGACGGATCCTTCGTTCCTTGAAGTCGCCGATCGAATCGCCGGATTGATTACGGACCGCGGCGGTCTGGTCTGCCATGCGGCTATACTTGCCAGGGAGTTCCGCTTGCCTTGCATCGTGGGCTGCCGGAACGCTACGCAGGTCATTCCTGACGGCGAGCCGATCATGATGGACACGACCGCCGGGATCGTCACGAGGATCGCCAAATGAGCATCGTACCCCTGCGCGAAGCCGCGGACCGGTCTCAATATGGCGGAAAAGCAGCCAGTTTATGTAACGCAATCGGGGCCGGGCTTCCTGTCCCGGAAGGATTGGCGGTTTCCTTTGCGACAGCTGAACGGATTGCAGCCGGTCAACCGGATGCCGCGAAGCAGCTGTTGTCCGCGCTGGCGACGATCAAGCTCCCCGTTGCCGTCCGCTCCTCCGCAGTGGCCGAGGATGGGGCAGAGAGCAGTTATGCGGGCATTTTCAAAACCGTCCTAAACGCCGCGGATGCCGATCAGGTCTTGTCTGCCGTCCAAGATGTCTGGTCCTCTGCATCTAGCGGACGAACAACCGCCTATAGCAGTGACGGCAATGGGGATCAACCTGCCAATCGGATGGCTGTGCTCGTGCAGCAAATGGCAGCCGCGGAAATCTCGGGCGTCCTGTTCACGCGTCATCCGGTGACGGGTGAAGATATCCGCTTCGTCGAGGCTGG
It encodes:
- a CDS encoding MFS transporter; protein product: MRKLTFRLNDILLLLVVFGGFLIFGFSENIKGPAIPRMQADFGLDEGQLGMLLALNSLGYLVACSFTSALSRRIGIKWTGVAAFGSMAVSGVLMHAASGYGFLSASYFLMYIGNGMLEIGLAIMAARIFTRNTGTMMNVAHFFYGLSSIVAPLIAASMMGWHVPGGGTLGWRGMYLIMLALAVLPIIPSLWGKFPEEEKHESGEQTSYRALMRDPIAWLIVAILSFGVVSELAVGSWLVNFLEKAYGWSMSDASGMLSAFFLFFTLARLFLGPVTDRIGYTLSVMIFAAFSGLCSLAAIAIGEQGAILFAIAGAGIAPIYPTVMAMITKRYPRGTDTAITFTVTLMGIASVIGNLFIGFVIDFVRGIFEGSDGSDRGRILGLQAGYEFIAAMALLCSICCVVLYVKLRRRGEVV
- a CDS encoding glutathione peroxidase, translating into MSIYTYAVKGNDHEQIAMSEYRDKVLLIVNTASRCGYSRHFAGIQKLYETYRGQGFEVLGFPCNQFNAKEPDGDASVLAYCRGEFGVTFPLAAKTDVIGPDAHPLFSYLTAQLPFAGFDASTENGRWMRDFLTEKYPDIYAGNGVKWNFTKFLIDRDGRPAERFETPVEPESLAPAIEALLRR
- a CDS encoding PEP-utilizing enzyme, producing the protein MNTIRNLFPEDIEELRHLLQTVYRAIYLYQHDRSARLEASMRAAIQSCMPFLERFKPHIPAYKQRYIELLKQPDRMAPYDLIICFDRAIYELHTRLKSGEIANRLPWSKELRDLLNERQEPAPESTEGDDAADTERVDFLTSGVGASRGEAAGVARVILDSVALAKVQPGDILVTPMTDPSFLEVADRIAGLITDRGGLVCHAAILAREFRLPCIVGCRNATQVIPDGEPIMMDTTAGIVTRIAK
- a CDS encoding PEP/pyruvate-binding domain-containing protein, whose translation is MSIVPLREAADRSQYGGKAASLCNAIGAGLPVPEGLAVSFATAERIAAGQPDAAKQLLSALATIKLPVAVRSSAVAEDGAESSYAGIFKTVLNAADADQVLSAVQDVWSSASSGRTTAYSSDGNGDQPANRMAVLVQQMAAAEISGVLFTRHPVTGEDIRFVEAGWGLGESVAAGRIIPDQYSFRRGRSVGVHASLGSKETAIRPLPDGGTREEEIAAPGRQTYCLAAEHLLALDALASACERLYGPALDMEWAYSGGKLFLLQCRPITV